One region of Lampris incognitus isolate fLamInc1 chromosome 4, fLamInc1.hap2, whole genome shotgun sequence genomic DNA includes:
- the atmin gene encoding ATM interactor has translation MAASLSGTANRGADASTGSSKCGGESVGQRREIVKPSVTELTKAVRTNILCTVEGCGKILPNTPALNMHLVKSHRVKDGLVNPTVRKDMKAPQKLYCCPIEGCPRGPNRPFSQFSLVKQHFMKMHAEKKHKCSKCNNGYSTEWDLRRHIEDCGKTYCCTCGCPYASRAALQSHVYRTGHEIPTEHRIPPVKKRKMEKLIGGSVKIRPIESTCKMTTADRELSEGCLPSDTSHLPDLTIQTSNPPRSFQKLLLPKPKMALVNVPVMQLAHLPVLLPSTESGALRSVVLAVDSQGSLSTLHVLPQAMGAVVPQLDAKTLGFPDSMPASRSSLGPISTGVQVSLEPVGSEDPASSIGGQRAKSTSTNIQTDISYLSRMPVGVGVGMGVCSVGESSVSSCSQTDISVSAHVLLPVSVETQTFSSRAKTTSTIAAQTDVPHLNEMHCTSSAAPPFITRQTQTSCPTAGTESVERVQMDQAIMCSNLFDNDSLSVSTQTALAIEDPLGAASNSLYEDEKSAEGMCFGVQTDELNSNSMADNQTQTMTLLNDLENILSDGIAGHHVLTDASTGCESALGSVQEQHSSIDFDFEDFLNAVHIQTQTEESELGGLGGDTPLESLDIQTQTDFLLLDELDQNEGPSRNQASDLELEMFDIQTQTDLNFMLSAGSHLPLSSILHHSSFSMSTESSDTETQTEIPHIILGPSVQPPVCQSEHARLLSSTETQTVTSQAEGLGQLFLTSNETQTVMDDFLSADMAWNMESHFSSVETQTCEELFTLFQHPEKPNS, from the exons GATGGCCTTGTCAACCCCACAGTCAGGAAGGACATGAAAGCCCCTCAGAAGCTGTACTGTTGTCCAATTGAGGGTTGTCCCAGGGGGCCTAACAGGCCCTTTTCCCAGTTCTCCTTGGTTAAACAA CACTTCATGAAGATGCATGCCGAGAAGAAACATAAGTGTTCCAAGTGCAACAATGGCTACAGTACAGAATGGGACCTGAGGAGGCACATAGAGGATTGTGGGAAGACCTATTGCTGCACATGTGGCTGCCCCTATGCCAGTAGGGCTGCACTACAGTCACACGTCTACAGGACAGGTCATGAGATCCCCACagaacacag aATTCCGCCAGTGAaaaagaggaagatggagaaaCTGATAGGTGGCTCTGTAAAGATCAGGCCCATTGAGTCAACTTGTAAGATGACAACTGCTGACAGGGAGCTGTCAGAGGGCTGTCTCCCATCTGATACAAGTCATCTCCCAGACTTGACAATTCAGACCTCAAACCCTCCCAGGAGCTTTCAGAAGCTCCTCCTCCCCAAGCCCAAGATGGCGCTGGTCAATGTGCCTGTGATGCAGCTGGCCCACCTGCCTGTCCTCCTTCCATCCACAGAAAGTGGCGCTCTTAGGTCTGTCGTGCTGGCTGTTGACAGTCAAGGCTCCCTCAGCACCCTCCATGTCTTACCACAGGCCATGGGGGCTGTGGTACCACAACTGGATGCTAAGACTCTGGGTTTCCCGGATAGTATGCCCGCCTCCCGTTCTAGCCTGGGACCTATTAGCACAGGAGTGCAAGTGAGTCTGGAGCCTGTGGGCTCAGAAGACCCAGCCAGCAGCATTGGGGGCCAGCGAGCGAAGAGCACTTCCACCAACATTCAGACTGACATATCATACCTGTCCAGAATGCCTGTAGGGGTTGGTGTTGGGATGGGTGTATGTTCTGTGGGTGAGTCTTCGGTATCATCCTGTTCCCAGACAGACATAAGTGTGAGTGCTCATGTTCTCCTACCAGTCAGTGTAGAGACCCAAACATTTTCCTCAAGGGCCAAAACCACATCCACTATCGCAGCTCAGACAGATGTTCCTCACCTCAATGAGATGCACTGCACCTCCTCAGCTGCACCCCCATTTATAACCAGACAGACTCAGACCAGCTGTCCCACGGCAGGAACAGAATCAGTGGAGCGAGTTCAGATGGACCAGGCTATCATGTGCTCCAACCTGTTTGACAATGACTCCCTCAGTGTTTCCACCCAGACAGCTTTAGCCATTGAAGACCCCCTGGGTGCGGCAAGCAACAGTCTCTACGAGGATGAGAAGTCAGCAGAGGGCATGTGTTTTGGGGTACAGACAGATGAGCTTAACTCCAACAGCATGGCGGACAACCAGACTCAAACCATGACCTTACTAAACGACCTGGAGAATATTCTGTCTGATGGCATAGCAGGTCATCATGTACTTACAGATGCTTCAACAGGCTGCGAGTCTGCCCTGGGCTCTGTTCAGGAGCAACACAGCAGCATTGACTTTGATTTTGAAGACTTCCTCAATGCTGtgcacattcagacacagacagaggagagTGAACTGGGAGGTCTGGGTGGTGACACACCCCTGGAGTCTCTGGACATCCAGACACAGACAGACTTCCTCCTACTGGACGAACTGGACCAGAACGAGGGGCCAAGTCGAAACCAGGCTAGTGACCTGGAGCTTGAAATGTTTGACATTCAGACTCAGACTGACCTTAATTTTATGTTAAGCGCTGGAAGCCACCTGCCCTTAAGCAGCATCCTGCACCATTCCAGCTTCTCTATGAGCACAGAGTCTTCAGACACAGAAACTCAAACTGAAATCCCCCATATTATCCTGGGCCCCTCCGTGCAGCCCCCTGTCTGTCAGAGTGAGCATGCAAGGCTCCTGAGCAGCACAGAAACACAGACTGTGACCAGCCAGGCCGAGGGCCTTGGACAACTCTTCTTGACTAGCAATGAAACCCAGACCGTCATGGATGACTTCTTGTCCGCAGACATGGCTTGGAACATGGAGTCCCACTTCAGCTCTGTGGAGACTCAGACATGTGAGGAGCTGTTTACTCTCTTTCAACACCCTGAGAAGCCAAACAGCTGA
- the LOC130111822 gene encoding protein phosphatase 1 regulatory subunit 3E, with protein sequence METEPVEPDPVMLPPKNCLPRNYSCIAGLFGNLAAANPRFEDGEDFEMMNGTCEPIESPVVDERPRGREILLKPSQSPNLRRRCKSLPTPIERGKLEICRSRSPTSQKKVRFADSLGLELTSVKHFDDADMPQVPERILAKFPKGPLQLNHFDTKFPRPPTQSVFMELQFTNPGTLPDFERRVREVRVMLETVEADEFSLSGFVRVLNLAFEKSVSLRYSLNNWITFMDSLASYVPDSNDGVTDKFSFKIITPTFLESGGTLQFAIKYCVGGREFWDNNNGKNYKVRRHRLKMSPPREWENGWIHFI encoded by the coding sequence ATGGAAACGGAGCCCGTGGAACCTGACCCGGTCATGCTGCCTCCAAAGAACTGCCTCCCGAGGAACTACAGCTGCATAGCGGGGCTCTTCGGGAACCTGGCAGCGGCGAATCCCAGATTTGAAGATGGGGAGGATTTCGAAATGATGAACGGGACCTGTGAGCCCATCGAGAGCCCCGTGGTGGACGAGAGACCGAGGGGCCGGGAAATCTTACTCAAGCCCTCGCAGAGTCCGAACCTTCGCCGGAGATGCAAGTCTCTGCCGACCCCCATAGAGAGGGGGAAGCTGGAGATTTGCCGCAGCCGCAGTCCAACCAGTCAAAAGAAGGTCCGGTTCGCCGACTCTCTGGGCCTGGAGCTTACGTCGGTGAAGCACTTCGACGACGCAGATATGCCCCAGGTGCCGGAGCGCATATTGGCCAAATTCCCCAAAGGGCCGCTCCAACTAAACCACTTTGACACAAAATTCCCGCGACCCCCCACGCAGTCTGTGTTTATGGAGCTGCAGTTCACCAACCCGGGGACCCTGCCCGACTTCGAGCGGAGGGTGAGAGAGGTGAGGGTGATGCTGGAGACGGTGGAGGCAGACGAATTCAGCCTCTCCGGCTTCGTGCGCGTATTGAACCTGGCGTTCGAGAAAAGCGTCTCTCTGCGGTATTCCCTCAACAACTGGATAACGTTCATGGACAGCCTGGCCTCCTACGTGCCGGACTCGAACGACGGCGTGACTGACAAGTTCTCCTTCAAGATCATCACGCCCACGTTCCTCGAGAGTGGAGGCACGCTACAGTTCGCCATTAAATACTGCGTCGGCGGCCGTGAGTTTTGGGACAATAACAATGGGAAAAACTACAAAGTGCGGCGACACCGGCTCAAGATGTCCCCTCCGCGGGAGTGGGAGAACGGCTGGATTCACTTCatctag
- the LOC130111843 gene encoding uncharacterized protein LOC130111843, whose product MSTSEDVGEGSNETDPVVREEESGWDRARGIRDREHVDALLDISDEEQEPYDDQCLSAWDVAAQGWGRVAPLAGIFLPQRKARKPRNEDPDYHCLLCVDIRPPDRDSSAKCPEYRCKPLMSLQGRGLNKTMPSNLPTILHSQPPGPAPVNEAPECSVLRAPQNTTQHHPLREKMVEGKLRESVHLSPPFQSHYLDSKYTTLKSSPSNILLSVNSCAALPPVKSSELKFQVVTDQFCGGQAASGHSIAGRESSETDSVISTREGGGAERREETRVDPVANSVLPKDSCGATLTSKYCSKYCTCQQTRHLLSTLNVPRRYEVPLTPTADTVSRSNLFMDRHLKRSLQTSCVYSRHSRLTTPQLPVLSVTKVPLSISAQRLL is encoded by the exons ATGTCGACTTCGGAAGACGTCGGGGAGGGGTCCAACGAGACGGATCCAGTAGTAAGGGAAGAAGAATCGGGATGGGACCGCGCACGTGGGATCCGTGACAGAGAGCACGTCGATGCCCTTCTGGATATCAGCGACGAAGAGCAGGAGCCTTATGATGATCAGTGCCTGTCAGCATGGGACGTGGCT GCCCAGGGTTGGGGCAGAGTTGCTCCACTGGCTGGCATATTCCTGCCTCAGAGGAAAGCGAGGAAACCCAGGAATGAGGACCCAGACTACCATTGCCTTTTATGTGTTGACATCAGGCCCCCTGACCGAGACAGCTCAGCCAAGTGTCCTGAGTACCGCTGCAAGCCACTCATGAGCCTGCAGGGGAGAGGTTTAAACAAAACCATGCCATCAAACCTCCCCACAATACTCCACAGTCAACCTCCTGGGCCAGCTCCAGTAAATGAGGCCCCAGAGTGCTCTGTCCTTCGTGCTCCACAGAACACCACCCAACATCATCCACTCAGAGAAAAGATGGTAGAGGGGAAGCTCAGAGAATCTGTCCACCTGTCTCCTCCCTTTCAGTCTCATTATCTGGACTCAAAATACACCACGCTTAAGAGCAGCCCCAGTAACATCCTCCTTTCAGTGAACAGCTGCGCTGCTTTGCCCCCAGTCAAATCATCTGAGCTCAAGTTCCAAGTGGTCACCGACCAGTTCTGCGGTGGTCAGGCTGCCTCAGGGCACAGTATTGCCGGAAGAGAGAGTTCAGAGACAGACAGTGTCATCTCCACCAGGGAGGGCGGAGGTgctgagagaagagaggaaacAAGAGTGGACCCTGTGGCAAACTCCGTGCTACCTAAGGACAGCTGTGGTGCAACTCTGACCTCCAAGTACTGCTCCAAGTACTGCACATGTCAGCAAACCCGCCACCTGCTATCCACTCTTAATGTCCCCAGGAGGTATGAGGTACCCCTCACCCCCACTGCTGACACAGTATCCCGCTCCAACCTCTTCATGGATAGACATCTCAAACGTTCCCTGCAGACCAGCTGTGTGTACAGCAGGCATTCCAGACTGACCACGCCGCAGTTACCTGTTCTCTCAGTCACCAAGGTCCCTTTGTCAATCTCTGCTCAAAGGCttctgtga